From the genome of Medicago truncatula cultivar Jemalong A17 chromosome 2, MtrunA17r5.0-ANR, whole genome shotgun sequence:
GTGTGCAAGAATTATTTACAAACCCTGACAAGTCCACAAACAAGTCAGCTTCCTCAAAGTGACTACTGCTATCTAGATGCAAAAGTTCAGCAGAAGAGAGGTGAGTTTCTGATTCGATGTCAATGAATTCATTATCAACACTTTCAAAGTCACTCAGAAGATTGTAGTCAGCGAAGACAAAGTCATGTTCTACGAAAGGTGATAAAAACTCTGCGGGCATATTACCCATTTCATCCCGTGTTGAAATTTCAGCATGCCGAACTTCACCCCCAGAAGAGCTATTATTGTCCCCCTCAGGTTTAAAATGCCTCGTCGTTGGTATTTTCTGAAGCCCTGACCCAGAGATGGTGTTACGCTCAATGCCTGCATCTAACTCGGGTTCTGTAATCAGTTCAGCATCTGAAAAAGGAAACGGTGGAGGATTGTTCTCTGGTATAGAAACATCCTCAGCAGGAAACTCATTTTCTCTTGTGTCAGTCAGTGTTTCAGAACCAAAATCTTCTCCAGAATGGTTCTTCTTGGAAGCCTGTGAGTGTGACTTCTCTGCATCTAACTCTAACTGGGGTTCTGTAATCAGTTCAACATTTGAAAGAGAATACGGAAAAGGGTTGTTCTCTTGTTTAGAAACAGCCTCTGAGGGAAAAACCGGATTAACAGGCTCACATGCTCTAATGTCAGCCAGTATTTCAGAACTAGAACCTGCTCCAGAATGCTTCCTCTTGGAAGCCCGTGAGCCTGACTGCTCTCCAACTTGCTCCTTGCACACCAAATCAGAGTAAGGACACACGGGTGACTTTATCTTCCGACATCTGCAACATTTGAAGCCCAGCACAGAAAATATTTTGGACTCTTCAAGTTCAAGAGCTTCAGCATGATACCACCCTGTAAAGCCCACATGCAAAGATTAGATAATAAATTGCAAGCAGTTAAAAAGTATTATCACttatagagaaaaaaacttACGGGTACATGTTTCACAGCCTATATACATTAGATCAGATCTATATCGCTTATGGCACAAGTGACAAACAGGTTCAAATTGAGGCAAGCTTGAACGTCCCTTCAGAAGTACTTTCTTTAGCCTGAAATCAATGCCTGTATTTTCATTGTTATTCTTTTTCCATACAATACCCCAAGAGGATTTTTTGCCACTGCTTTTTGTTTCAAGAGGGGAATGGGAAGCAACTTTTTTCATGTCGGGACGACAATCATTTTCCCTGGTAGATCTCGGTATTTGATCATCACATTTAGGCACTGGTTCCATCAAAATTGTCAAAGAGCCCCCATTTAAAAGTAAGGTACTGTTTGAAGATTTGTTAACGGTCTCTTTTTGATAACATTGTTTGCATGTGGTCAAGAACTCAATATTTGTATAGGTAGAGAATGTTGAATCTATTAAACAGCCCTCGTGACAATGACCTGACAAATGTAGCACCCATATGCAACAAAATGTTAAactaaaacacaaacaaatatcaaataaaataaataaaacaaagacacgaacaaaatcaaataatataaaaagacaCAGTgctgattatttatttatttatggtcGTTCATTTGCTTTTATTCTAGGAAGAACGGttcattttataagaaacaaaaaatatcacattTCAAGAATTCCCAAAAACATTAGAACAGAATACTATAGTAAATAGAAGGATGATGCATGAGGTACCTTGACATACACTGCACTTGAGAGCACTCCTGTAATTCaaacaagagaaagaaaaaaacggAGGTTTTAGGGTGAATAGGtgttaaaagaaaagaagtaaGGGATACCATAGAATCATGAGAAAAACTATAACCAAGTCGGGGTAATTACCTAAATGAAACACACTGCTCACATACGGAACATGATAACAGTTCCAAATTGTCTCTCTTGCACGTGAGGTAAGAAAATATGTCCTTCCAGATAGCATTCAACCGCTTTTTGTGCCATTGAGATGCGATATTCAAGTTATCTTTATGAGATGgctcttttttgtttcttacttCATACTCTTTTACCAGATATAAAGGAATGCGTTTTTCAGAAAACCATAACTTCTCTCCTTCTGGCACTTCTTCTATTTCAGCGATCTTCCTTACCCGAGAAGGAATAATCTTTTGGCTCCCAAAAGCTATGGCATAGGATGTTTTCCCCTTTGCAAACTTTTTGTCATAAATATTTGCATTTCTAAAAGCAGAAACTTCAGTATCTTGACCTTTTCCATCCTGGAGGTTATACTCCGGCCGAATCAGATCAATCCATCTGATGTAAAAATCCAGATATCGAACCTGGTGCAAATAATCATATCAAATATCATCAAGTTATTGTTGTCGGATCCAATATACTGCAATAAATCTTATAGTAATCAAAGGGGAACCTGAAGTGCAAGCTGTGATGCATTTCTACTCATTTCAACTGCAGCTCTCCAAACCAGCTGTCGGCTTCTTTTAGGAATTTCAGAGACATCAGGATAGACAATGCCCAAAATTTTCCTCAAACCTCCTGTTGcacaaacaacaatcaatgGTTTTTTTATTCCCAAACAAATTTACACAagcacaaaaaaaattcaaaattctatCAGTGGATAACCGATATTTGATCAACCAAGCATCAATCTATTTACTGCCTCTGTTCcttttaaattattgttttaacCAATGTTCCTTTTAAATTGACGTCTTAAGGTTGTTTACACataccaataaaataaaaaagttgttacTTTTGATAGAAATGTTTGTCTTTTTCATATAATACCCTTATCTATCTCACTTAACACACATTTCTCTCTGCAATAAATAGTAAAGGAAAAAtttgacaaaacaaaaataaatactacTTTCAACTttgaaacaataaataaaaaggaataaaacacgcttaaaaataaatactaataaTTTGTTTCCAGTTAATCATAGTAAAAACATGTACTTCAAGAAATACCTTGCCTAGCTGCTTTTCTGACCATGAATTTTGGCAATGCAGCTTTCTGAAATACAGATTTGGTAAATTTGTCATTCAACCAGCCAAAGTTTTCACGGCATTTGTTGGCTGTATATTTGATAGGTAATTGTTTTCTACATCTGCCGCATGATGCACGTTCCTGTGTTGTTCCAAGAGTAGATGCATCACTGTGGATTGTGAGAGATTCAACCAACCACTCATCCGTGGGATTCACCCAGTCACCAGAAAAAGCGATTGTGCGAATGTTCTCCTCAAGCTGAAAATGGAAATTTATTACCCAtagaaaaacatataattacacatcaaataattaataaatccccctaatttttaaaaaataaaataagtaattacTTACTTTGAGTAAAAGTGACTTTATGTTACTAAATGAAGTGACCCTTTCCATTTGTTTACGCCATAGCTTTCTACAGTTTTCACTACGAAAGGGCCCATCTACTAAACCATTTAAGCTTTCCTCCAAATATATGACATACGCTGAAATGCTAGGGCTAATTCCTTCTCCACTCCTTACAGGAGCAAGACCGGAAAGTATTTTGGCGGCGCTTTTGGTAGCAGTTATAGCAGCATGATTTAACATGCACCCTTTCTTGCTCGAAACAGAGGATTTACAAGAAAGGCACCAGCAACACCTCTCTCTTATAACCTCCCCAAGCTTCTTGTCAGAATTTGGCCAAAAGAAGCGTGAAGCTGTTAGTGAGAATGCTTTTGCTACCAAGGAAGGGTTGTCAGGTGTAGCTTTCTTCAAGTCAGACACATGACCCTCTGATCTAGAATCCTCTGAAGAAAGAATGGCCAATTTAGCAGCAGCAGATGCAGCAAAATCACCattcatatatttattaatgTATGACTGAGGTTTATAGGAGCAACCCATATACACAAAATCACTAGTGATATTTCCGTTTGGAACACATAGGTGTGAAGAGCTTTCTGGAATATTCCAGTATTGTAACACTGCCATGCAAATACTGGAGTACAAAGGTCTATGTTGCACAGAATCATAAAGCACTTGAATAACTTTACGAACGTCATTCTGATTGTAGTACTTATGACAAAACTCGGCACTGTTGACATTTAGCCTGCAATCGTAAATGACATTACATTAAAACCTCAAAATTAGTAAGTGCAGCTACATTGAAAATAATGCCCAAAAGTAAAATGATTAAGAGAACGAAATCAAAGCGCAGATTTAAGTCTAAGGGAAGAAAATATAACTGGACTCTGAATTTCATTAACTTCCAAGTAAAGCACATTTATCCgacataaaaaatgaaggaattaAAGAAACACAGCAGATTTTGAACTTACACAAGTAAGTGGTCGCAAGTACCAATGAAAAGCTGCCCGTACAAATCATTACCAAATGTTTCAGCCCCTTTAAGAGATGTTCCAGGTGCAATTGTTGGCccaatcatatttattttgcattCTGGACAATGCCATGGCCCTTCTGGTATATACATCTTATACACACCAATACACCTTGAATGATAAGCAGCGGGACATCCATCACAACAAAGCAAGGTCCCATCCATGCCACAGAGGCGACATTCATCACCATTCTTGTCAACCTCGTCCTCAGAATTAGCAGGTAAGTTCACAGCATCTAATTTTGAAACAAACTTTGTGGGTTCTTCATCCTGGCAATTGGTAGTTTTGGCATATCGTCGATGGACTCTTTTAGGTCCATTTTCAGCAATAGGACTGTCCTCAGCATCATAATTCTTCCCGAGCTCCGACGCTTTACGCATGTTCATTTCAGCTTTAAGCTCCTCAGACTCCAAAACATTCTCGCAAAGAATTTGCAATATTACTAACTTCCTACTTGCAGGCAATGAGTAATAATCGCCGTTAAAAATCTCGTTGTAGAATCCATTCCACTCAGACCCCTTAATGTATCCATTAACTGCTAAATATTCAATTAAGAAAACAGGCCAAGTCAATGTATCAAGCAAGCTCCATTCACTGCACCTGGAATAatacatattaaaatttaaattgatgtctttttcaatagaaataaaaaatataataagagtcttgctaacaagaaaacaaaaagtagAAACTTTAGAATAACAACTTTTAAACATTCAAAAAGTTGAATATACCCTTTTTCACCATTTCCCAAGagaatatttctattttaatttattaacaaGTGTCATAAGGACACTCTTTAGTATTTTTCCCAATAATAACCTCATAAAATGAATAACACCAGTGCATGTCTGTTGGTGAACGAATTAAAACATATTAATAGAATTCTACAATTATGTAGATGATTTGATGTCCTCTCTCCTCCGTAAAAACcagtcaaaaaagaaaacagaattAGCTGCTTTCAAGTTCCTCTATAGCAAATTCTAAGGTGTGCCCAGTTATATTAGGTTGACTAATATATATGTTTCTCTTAAGATATAATATGACCACACTTACATACAGTTTCATAGATTACAGGATCATAGGTACTGTATGAGTTGTTTTCCACTAAAAGTGACAACTGTCCATAACTACGTTTGCAGAACTTCCTTCAGAATCTCATCTTTCATGCTATTTTCGGTGAAAGCATAAGCTACAGAATCTACAGTAACTAAGGATTTTATGCAATGTTGTCAATTACAGATTGCGGAAGatagcagtttgttcaaattccgctgcGCTATAGCAGAGCGGCTGTTTGACAACTGATTGTATGTGAATTTTGCCCAATGCTATATCAGGTTACACTCTACTGTTTTTAATGGAATAGAGTTTAGAGCTCTAATGTACACAAAACAGTCAACAATATAATCATAAATTAACCTGAGGAGGAAGAAGCATAATACCTAAGGCATTGAGATGCAACCGTTGATCCCTCAGATGCAAGATGTTCAAGATGACGTCTCAGAGCACGCATTAAAGAATTATGAACAGCATCAACCAACGTATTTGGAACTCGACAGTTAAGAGCCCCGACGAAATCATCCAAACTAAACGGATAAAGAAACAATCGAATACTGAATGATCGTAAGAATCCATATACCGAAAACAAGTACGAAACATACTTCTCCGGCACACCAATAGTTCCTGAAGACGGCGGTAACTCCAAAGGCGGCGACAATTCTGATGCCACCAGCAATTCAACCGGTATCTCAGCATCCGAACACAAATCCCTAGAATCATCGTCCATAACATCTCGTGAATCCTCTTGATCTTCCGCATTCAATTCTCTAGATTCTTCAATAATCTTATTCAACAACGATTGTTCCAATTCATTCTTTCTTCGAATCAAATCATCGTCGAAATCGCAATCCTCAATGAGAATTCTACGAATAGCGCTACTATCCAAATCCTCAAAAACACCGTTCTCATACTCCACTCTGTAAAAACCGATTTCATAACTCATAACTTTTCCGATTTGAACGGTTTctgaaaactctttcaaaacaCATCGTCCAATCAATACAATCGGCTTCTTCAATTCAACGGTTACAGtttctttcccttttcttcTCGGTTTCCGCGGTCGACCTCTCCGTTTTGGTGGTTCCGACGCAAAATCCCCCGATGGTGGCGCCATCGGTGGTGGTGTAAATTGTTACGGCTTTTGTTTGCGGAAGTTCAGTGTAAATTGTTAGGGTTTGAAGAATTGTGCTGGTTTTATATGACTGAAATAATAATAGCTGTTAAGCATGCGCGAGCGCTTGTGACAGATTATAGGGCTGTTATGTGATTGGGTCGTCAACCCGTTTAAACGTAATTAAAATATCAGCTTAATTGCATTTTCGATTTTAAGTATTGCGACTATGTGATTTTgacctttattttttcttttaacgaAATTGGTTtcatatgttttttcttatttttttagggaatacgTCAATTAATAATTGGGAGTTGGTTTCTAATGGGGTTTTGTGCTAATCCATGAGTCACCCTGTTAGCTTGTTTTTGGTTAAACTCTACCTTAGATTTGGTAAATTGAGGGATAAGTAGTTTATCAACAATGATTAATAATGCTTCCAAAATTAGTGTTACTGATATTGTTACTATTCACAAAATAAACGACGAGCTTCTAATCCAAAGAGAAATCATTAACAAATTATGAacattaatttttgtaaaaaagtaaATATCAAAGTACTGAATATTCTAGTTCCTAAGCACTTGCGGTGTGCTATACTTTTTGAATTGAGCGGTACAAACAAAAAACCTTGGATAAGAGGTTAAGGTTTCAATTTTGGCTGACtggaaaaatttgaaaaatattaatctgTGCAAATAAATAGTCAGATGAGCAACATAAAAACCTGCTTATCACCCGACGAGCAATTTGTAAATCATGCTCATGCAATGTCACGAGGCAAAAAAATCCAATATGAAAACTAGGGAGTATGATTCAACCAATAAGGCTCTGGAGCATTCAACCAAACTGATGGATATGAAATCATGTTGAAAGCCAGCTCACTCGATCAAAAACTGGGTCGGCAGGCACTGGAGAAGCTGAGATGATATGTAAAAGGAAAAATCACAGCACCTTGCATTCTATTAAACCATGCCAGctcataatatattttgctCAAGTTCGGCAGCAGAGGATTCAACTCGTCTATACATGTCACCTGAACTATTCCGTGTGCATATTCATTGAGACATCTGGAAAGGTTGCTGCTAAAATTATGTGATTGGATGATGACTAGTTCAGCTATTGCCATTCCCTGCAATTCCCGCACTTCCAATCTCCAAGCCTAGATGATGATTCAATCCAGGGTGAGCAATTACTGTGAATCCACATCCGACAAATCTGACAAGAGAGATCGGGGGCTGGTTCTGTTTGTGAACATTGCCAACAATTGTGAACATTACCATTTGATGAAATTGTAGGACTCTGATTGTTCTGTAAACTAGTAGTTGCACATTCTTCAAGAACACCTAGCGTGCAAGAATTTTTTACAAACCCTGACAAGTCCCCAAACGTGTCAGCTTCCTCAAAGTGACTACTGCTATCTAGATGCAGAAATTCAGAAGAAGAGAAATGGGTTTCTGATTCAAAGTCCATGTATTCATTATCAACAATGTCAAAGTCACTAAGAAGATTGCAGTCAGCAAAGACAAAGTCCTGTTCTATGAAAGGTGATAAAACCTCTGCAGGCAGATTACCCATTTCATCTCGTGTTGAAATTTCAGCATGCCAAACTTCACCCCCAAAAGAGCTATTATTGTCCCCCTCAGGTTTAAAATGCCTTGTCGTTTGTATTTTCTGAAGCCCTGACCCAGAGATGGTGTTACGCTCAAAGCCTGCATCTAACTCGGGTTCTGTAATCAGTTCAACGTCTGAAAGAGAAAACGGCGGAGGATTGTTCTCTGTTTTAGAAACATCCTTTGTAGGAAAGATAGGAGTAGCAGGCTCACTTACTCTTGTGTCAGCCAGTGGTCCAGAATCTGCTCCAGAATGGTTTTTCTTGGAAGCCTGTGAATGTGACTTCCCAGCATCTAACTTTAACTTGGGATCTGTAATCAGTTCGATATCTGAAAGAGAAAATGGCAGTGGATTGTTCTCTGGTTTAAAAACATCCTCAGCAGGAAAGATAGGAGTAGTAAACTCACTTGCTCTTGTGTCAGCCAGTGTTCCAGAACCAGAACCTTCTCCAGAATGGTTTTTCTTCGAAGCCTGTGAGTGTGACTTCTCTGCATTTAACTCTAACTTGGGTTTTGTAATCAGTTCAACATTTGAAAGAGAAAACGGAAAAGGGTTGTTCTCTTCTTTAGAAACAGCCTCTGAGGGAAAAACCGGACTAGCAGGCTCACATGCTCTAAGGTCAGCTACTGTTTCAGAACTAGAATCTGCTCCAGAACGCTTCCTCTTGGAAGCCCGTGAGCCAGACTGCTCTACAACATGCTCCTTGCGCACCAAATCAGAGTAAGGACACACGGGTGACTTTATCTTCCGACATCTGCAACATTTGAAGCCCAGCATAGAAAATATTTTGGACTCTTCAAGTTCAAGAGCTTCAGCATGATACCACCCTGTAAAGCCCACATGCAAATATTAGATAATAAATTACAAGCTGTTAAAAAGTGTTATCACTTATAACTAGAGAAAAAAACTTACGGGTACATGATTCACAGCCTATATACATTAGATCAGATCTATATGGCTTATGGCACAAGTGACAAACGGGTTCCAATTGAGGCAAGCTTGAACGTCGCTTCAGAAGTACTTTTTTTAGCCTGAAATCAATGCCTGTATTTTCATTGTTATTCTTTTTCCATATAATACCCCAAGAGGATTTTTTGCCACTGCTTTTAGTTTCCAGTGGGGATATTCGGCAACTACTTTTTGTTTCAAGAGGGGAATGGGAAGCAACTTTTTCCATGTCGGGACGACAATCATTTTCCCTGGTAGATCTCGGTATTTCATCATCAAATTTAGGCACCGGTTCCTTCAAAATTGTCAAAGAACGCCCTTTTAAAAGTACGGTACTGTTTGGAGATTTGTTAATGGTCTCTTTTTGAGTAGGTAATCTGGCATGATAACATTGTTTGCATATGGTCAAGAACTCAACATCTGTATAGGTAGAGAATGTTGAATCTATTGAACAGCCCTCATGACAATGACCTGACAAATGTACCACCCATAAGCAACAAAATGTTAAaccaagaaacaaacaaaaatcaaatcaaacaaataaaaccaagacacgaacaaaatcaaataataaaggcttaaatgaagttttggccccctatgtttgccatcgtagcaattttggccccctaacaaaaaaaatgcaattttgaccccctaatttTGTCATGTTTAgaaaaatatgctcttttggccccttatctttacaaaaaagttgtgattttggcccctTTTTTGGGGCACGTGGCGGCTTCTCAACATAGTTGGGAAAAtgagggggtcaaaattgctaCGAAGGCAAACATAGAGGgccaaaaatgcatttaagccaataataaataaaaaaaccctatgctgattatttatttatggtcGTTCATTTGCTTCTATTCTAGGAAGAACGGttcattttataagaaacaaaaaatatcacataTCAAGAATTCCCAAAAACATTAGAACAGAATACTATAGTAAATAGATAGAAGGATAATGCATTAGGTACCTTTACATACACTGCACTTGAGAGCACTCCTGTAATTCAAataagagaaaggaaaaaaaaccgAAGGTTTTAGAGTCAATAggtgttaaaagaaaaaaaggaagggaTACCATAGAATCGTGTGAAAAACTATAACCAAGTCAGGTAATTACCTAAATGAAACGCACTGCTTACATACAGAACATGATAACAAGTCCAAATTGTCTCTCTTGCACGTGAGGTAAGAAAATATGTCCTTCCAGATAGCATTCAACTGCCTTTTGTGCCATTGAGATGCGATATTCAAGTTATCTTTATGAGATGgctcttttttgtttcttacttCATACTCTTTTACCAGATATAAAGGAATGCGAGTTTCAGAAAACCATAACTTCTCTCCTTCTGGCACTTCTTCTATTTCAGCAATCTTCCTTACCCGAGAAGAAATATGCTTTTGGCTCCCAAAAGCTATGGCATAGGATGTTTTCCCCTTTGCAAACTTTTTGTCATAAATATTTGCATTTCTAAAAGCAGACACTTCAGTATCTTGACCTTTTCCATCCTGGAGGTTATACTCCGGCCGAATCAGATCAATCCATCTGATGTAAAAATCCAGATATCGAACCTGGTGCAAATAATCATatcaaatatcatcaaattattGTTGTCAGATCCAATATACTGTCATACATCTTATAATAATCAAAGGGCAACCTGAAGTGCAAGCTGTGATGCATTTCTACTCATTTCAACGGAAGCTCTCCAAACCAGCTGTCGGCTTCTTTTAGGAATTTCAGAGACATCAGGATAGACAATGCCCAAAATTTTCCTCAAACCACCTGTTTCCCAAACAACAATCAACGGTTTTTTTACTCCCAAACAAGTTTACacaatcacaaaaaaaattcaaaattctatCAGTGGATAACCGATATTTGATCAACCAAGCATCAATttatttactccctccgttccttttaaATTGACGTTTTAAGGTTATTTACACGTACCAATAAAATCACTAAGTTGTTACTTTTGATAGAATTGTTTGTCTTTTTCCTATAATACCCTTATCTATCGCGCTTCACACATTTCTCTCTGCAATAAATAGGAAAGGAAATatttgacaaaacaaaattaaatactaCTTTGAACTTTGAAACAATTTGTAAAAAGGAATAAAAGATTTCTTAAAAAACGACGCTTAAAAATGAATGGAGGGACTAGCTAATAATTTGTTTCCAGTTGATCATAGTAAAAACATGTACTTCAAGAAATACCTTGCCGAGCTGCTTTTCTGACCAAGAACTTTGGCAATGCAGCTTTCTGAAATACAGATTTGGTAAATTTGCCATTCCACCAGCCAAAGTTTTCACGGCATTTGTTGACTGTATATTTGATTGGTAATTGTTTTCTACATCTGTCGCATGATGCACGCTCCTGTGTTGTTCCAAGGGTGGATGTATCACTGTGGATTGTGAGAGATTCAACCAACCACCCATCCGTCAGCTTCACCCAGTCGCCACAAAAAGCAATTGTGCGAATGTTCTCCTCAAACTGAAAATGGAAATTTATTACTCAtagaaaaacatataattacacACCAAATAATTAATCCccctaattttaaaaaataaaataaataattacttACTATAAGTAAAAGTGGCTTTATGTTACTAAATGATGTGGCCCTTTCCATTTGTTTCCGCCATAGCTTTCTATAGTTTTCACTAAGAAAGGGCCCATCTACTAAACCATGTAAACTTTCCtccaaatatataacatatgttGAAATACTGGGGCTAATTCCTTCTCCACTCCTTACAGGAGCAAGACCAGAAAGTATTTTTGCAGCGCTTTTGATAGCATATATAGCA
Proteins encoded in this window:
- the LOC25487492 gene encoding DDT domain-containing protein PTM isoform X2 — translated: MKLPRKSKSTEPPPPPMAPPSGDPPSEPPKRRGRPRKQRRKEKETVTVELKKPIVLIGRYVLKEFSERVDQIGKVLSYKIGLYRVDYENGDFEDLDSSAIRRILIEDCDFDDDLIRRKNELDQSLLNKIIEESSELNVEDQEESQDVMDDDSRDSCSDAETPVELPVALELPPPLELPPSSGTIGVPENLDDFVGALNCRVPNTLLDAVHNSLMRALRRHLEHLAFEGSKIASRCLRCSEWSLLDTLTWPVFLIEYLAVNGYIKGSEWKGFYDEIFNGDYYSLPASRKLVILQILCEDVLESEELKAEMNMREESEVGKNSDVEDSPPVKNGLKRVHRRYAKTTDFQDEEPTKFVSKLDAVNLSANSEDEVDKNGDECRLCSMDGTLLCCDGCPAAYHSRCIGVMKMYIPEGPWHCPECKINMIGPTIARGTSLKGAEIFGNDLYGQLFLGTCDHLLVLNFNSSEFCHKYYNQNDIHKVIQVLYASVQHRQVYSGICMAMLQYWNIPESSSHLCVPNGTHLSSSSKIDENDHKGFTLGKAEYGPDFVVSTINHQSDMSCPNPDNKSTASISSKCSLVSNQFINYGNANDTSLPLQTNGDQTGFGKCKGNITSNFVYMGCSYKPQSYINNYMHGDFSASAAANLAIVSSEDSRSEGHVFDLKKATPDNPNLVAKAFSLTASRFFWPNSDKKLGEVIRERCSWCLSCKAIVSSKKGCMLNHAAIYAIKSAAKILSGLAPVRSGEGISPSISTYVIYLEESLHGLVDGPFLSENYRKLWRKQMERATSFSNIKPLLLIFEENIRTIAFCGDWVKLTDGWLVESLTIHSDTSTLGTTQERASCDRCRKQLPIKYTVNKCRENFGWWNGKFTKSVFQKAALPKFLVRKAARQGGLRKILGIVYPDVSEIPKRSRQLVWRASVEMSRNASQLALQVRYLDFYIRWIDLIRPEYNLQDGKGQDTEVSAFRNANIYDKKFAKGKTSYAIAFGSQKHISSRVRKIAEIEEVPEGEKLWFSETRIPLYLVKEYEVRNKKEPSHKDNLNIASQWHKRQLNAIWKDIFSYLTCKRDNLDLLSCSVCKQCVSFRSALKCSVCKGHCHEGCSIDSTFSTYTDVEFLTICKQCYHARLPTQKETINKSPNSTVLLKGRSLTILKEPVPKFDDEIPRSTRENDCRPDMEKVASHSPLETKSSCRISPLETKSSGKKSSWGIIWKKNNNENTGIDFRLKKVLLKRRSSLPQLEPVCHLCHKPYRSDLMYIGCESCTRWYHAEALELEESKIFSMLGFKCCRCRKIKSPVCPYSDLVRKEHVVEQSGSRASKRKRSGADSSSETVADLRACEPASPVFPSEAVSKEENNPFPFSLSNVELITKPKLELNAEKSHSQASKKNHSGEGSGSGTLADTRASEFTTPIFPAEDVFKPENNPLPFSLSDIELITDPKLKLDAGKSHSQASKKNHSGADSGPLADTRVSEPATPIFPTKDVSKTENNPPPFSLSDVELITEPELDAGFERNTISGSGLQKIQTTRHFKPEGDNNSSFGGEVWHAEISTRDEMGNLPAEVLSPFIEQDFVFADCNLLSDFDIVDNEYMDFESETHFSSSEFLHLDSSSHFEEADTFGDLSGFVKNSCTLGVLEECATTSLQNNQSPTISSNGNVHNCWQCSQTEPAPDLSCQICRMWIHSNCSPWIESSSRLGDWKCGNCREWQ
- the LOC25487492 gene encoding DDT domain-containing protein PTM isoform X3, which translates into the protein MKLPRKSKSTEPPPPPMAPPSGDPPSEPPKRRGRPRKQRRKEKETVTVELKKPIVLIGRYVLKEFSERVDQIGKVLSYKIGLYRVDYENGDFEDLDSSAIRRILIEDCDFDDDLIRRKNELDQSLLNKIIEESSELNVEDQEESQDVMDDDSRDSCSDAETPVELPVALELPPPLELPPSSGTIGVPEKYVSYLFSVYGFLRSFSIQLFLYPFSLDDFVGALNCRVPNTLLDAVHNSLMRALRRHLEHLAFEGSKIASRCLRCSEWSLLDTLTWPVFLIEYLAVNGYIKGSEWKGFYDEIFNGDYYSLPASRKLVILQILCEDVLESEELKAEMNMREESEVGKNSDVEDSPPVKNGLKRVHRRYAKTTDFQDEEPTKFVSKLDAVNLSANSEDEVDKNGDECRLCSMDGTLLCCDGCPAAYHSRCIGVMKMYIPEGPWHCPECKINMIGPTIARGTSLKGAEIFGNDLYGQLFLGTCDHLLVLNFNSSEFCHKYYNQNDIHKVIQVLYASVQHRQVYSGICMAMLQYWNIPESSSHLCVPNGTHLSSSSKIDENDHKGFTLGKAEYGPDFVVSTINHQSDMSCPNPDNKSTASISSKCSLVSNQFINYGNANDTSLPLQTNGDQTGFGKCKGNITSNFVYMGCSYKPQSYINNYMHGDFSASAAANLAIVSSEDSRSEGHVFDLKKATPDNPNLVAKAFSLTASRFFWPNSDKKLGEVIRERCSWCLSCKAIVSSKKGCMLNHAAIYAIKSAAKILSGLAPVRSGEGISPSISTYVIYLEESLHGLVDGPFLSENYRKLWRKQMERATSFSNIKPLLLIFEENIRTIAFCGDWVKLTDGWLVESLTIHSDTSTLGTTQERASCDRCRKQLPIKYTVNKCRENFGWWNGKFTKSVFQKAALPKFLVRKAARQGGLRKILGIVYPDVSEIPKRSRQLVWRASVEMSRNASQLALQVRYLDFYIRWIDLIRPEYNLQDGKGQDTEVSAFRNANIYDKKFAKGKTSYAIAFGSQKHISSRVRKIAEIEEVPEGEKLWFSETRIPLYLVKEYEVRNKKEPSHKDNLNIASQWHKRQLNAIWKDIFSYLTCKRDNLDLLSCSVCKQCVSFRSALKCSVCKGHCHEGCSIDSTFSTYTDVEFLTICKQCYHARLPTQKETINKSPNSTVLLKGRSLTILKEPVPKFDDEIPRSTRENDCRPDMEKVASHSPLETKSSCRISPLETKSSGKKSSWGIIWKKNNNENTGIDFRLKKVLLKRRSSLPQLEPVCHLCHKPYRSDLMYIGCESCTRWYHAEALELEESKIFSMLGFKCCRCRKIKSPVCPYSDLVRKEHVVEQSGSRASKRKRSGADSSSETVADLRACEPASPVFPSEAVSKEENNPFPFSLSNVELITKPKLELNAEKSHSQASKKNHSGEGSGSGTLADTRANIELITDPKLKLDAGKSHSQASKKNHSGADSGPLADTRVSEPATPIFPTKDVSKTENNPPPFSLSDVELITEPELDAGFERNTISGSGLQKIQTTRHFKPEGDNNSSFGGEVWHAEISTRDEMGNLPAEVLSPFIEQDFVFADCNLLSDFDIVDNEYMDFESETHFSSSEFLHLDSSSHFEEADTFGDLSGFVKNSCTLGVLEECATTSLQNNQSPTISSNGNVHNCWQCSQTEPAPDLSCQICRMWIHSNCSPWIESSSRLGDWKCGNCREWQ